The Gossypium hirsutum isolate 1008001.06 chromosome A03, Gossypium_hirsutum_v2.1, whole genome shotgun sequence genome contains the following window.
aagaagcaaCAAAAAGGGCATAGAGTGAGATTTGAAGTGACAAAGGCTCCTTCCATGAATTTACGTACAAACATGGGAGACAATATGCAGAAGAACCATGCAGCCAACTTGACTGGAGActgtctttttttcttttcttttttttttgaaattccaactcattttttttcttctgtaAATGATGTGAAAGACATGACCTGTTTTTTTTCATTAATCTTACGTATTGGTACGTACATGTCACTTCTGTCCCCCAATCTTAATTTATTAGGTgctttaattattcttttttttaataattttgtttaaataattttaattacctAAAACAAATATGATTGTAGCAGCCAGCAGCCGGCAGACAGTTTATCAATTGCAGTTCCACACTACatcttaaaaaataatacattttttaaTAGTTATGCTTATcttatggtaaaattttaatgaaagtaCTTATATTAAGAATTggattacattttatttattatattaaaaaataagtaaattaattttagtacattaaattaaagagcaCATTGGTAATTCTATTAAGTATTGACGTGACTAATAGAGTAATTAGACAATGACACTCAGCATGTCACGTGTATCTCATACTGTCATAGAGAGACTAATTAAATTCAGAATGAATGGAAATTTTAATTGATtgtgaaatggatgaaattttttacTTGTAATATCTCATTACTTAATAGTGTAAATGAacgaaatttttaacaaaatgaccaatttattctttgatctaatgtatagggattaatttaattatttttaaataaaaaagacaaaatacaAGGCTCTCCATGTCACTTTTACCTTTACGTAACAAGCTAACGAGGCATATTTGAAAAATACAATTATATATGGTAAAAATATCATTGATGTCATTATATTAAAAATCAGATTGCATTTgcttcttttattaaaaaaatgagtaaattagtccctGTAAGTTAGATAAAAAAgcaaattaatctttttattaaaatttccatCCATTTTGTTGTTAAAAACCGATCTTTATATATCAGTATGAGGTACAAATAGCATGCCACGTGTTATTGTTTGGTTATTCTATCAGTTAGCCTAATTTTtaactatataataaaaattttaacaaaaataaccaatttctcattgatctaacccATATggactattttattaattttttttaaataaaaaaataaaatacaatttgattCGTAATATAACAACATTTATAGCACTTTTACCATATATTCCAATAAATCTGAAACAAGAATAACCTGCAAGATTCTTTTTAACTCTtccatttatttaatatttttcaaatagGACTAGTGTGAGAGCAATGAGAGAGGGAGAGGAGCATGGGCAAGAAGAGCTTGAAACAACAACACAACCAAAGCAATAATAATGGTGGGGTTGAAACtttgaaagattttttttttctgagatggattttgtttcagctTTATATACATATAGGTTCAACTTGAATTATGCAATcgacaaaaaagaaaattttaaaaaattgaacataaaTATTTACCTGAAAAATCCTTTTTAAGAGAATAAAAAATTACGGATAAATAAAACTTcactaaaataacaaaaaaatcaaaagaagagTATAagatgtagaaacaaataaaccTTGAATCCGAAATATAAAGATTctccaaaattttcacaatttctcttaattttgttgttgttattctTAACTATCTAGAATTCGTGTACAAATATAACTAAGAGAAGAAACTCAGTTAAGTGAGGAACATGTCGCCACGTCGTGACATTACTATCGGCTTATCGGGACGTGGTGTTATTTCTCGCCTGTACATCATAGTCTCGTCGTTGGCACGACGACTCTTCCTCATCACGACGTCAACTCTATTTTATCTGAAATGCGAGTcacattccatatatatatatatatgtaattgttATGGTTGATGAAGAAATTGCTGAACATGCATAGACATATTTGAAGAAGATGAGCCTGTGGATGTCAATGTGACAATTTCGTGGCTGCAATTACAACGGGCAAAAAAGATTATTGCATTAAAAGAAAATGGGGATACATAGAGGACCAGTTTAATCAGTGGCAGCCTTTGCTTCCTTACTGGTCCATgtatggaaaagaaaaaaaaaaaaaaggtgaatgtACTTGAAAGGTACTTTTGTTATAGAGTTgtgatcaaattagtcctttattattaaatgaatcaatttagtcattatattgttaaaaagaatcaaataatgtgaaatttaaatagagtttttttcctttcaagaatacgataaataaatttgaatagaGTTAACATatgttgttttaaaaaatatctttacTATTTAATAAAGTTAACATTTTTAAAGTTCTTATGGTTCtataattgaaatattttatttggaattgaattgcaattaaaaaaaatttcgagaCAGTTTTTTACACAATAAGTGTTAATTTTGTTACGATTcggacttatttgattctttttagtagtatagagactaaattgattcatttaataatagaaGGACTAATTTGATCCATTCACTATAATACAGGGAACTTTCAAGTATTTTAACCAAAAGAAAAGGCAATTCAAGTAAATAAAGGTAAATGTAATATTTAGTCCTTTAATTTGGTAatattttccaatttaatccttgaatttttttcttgataCGCATTTATTCAAGAACTTAAAAAATTccattaatatataataatgtgTCACTGTGTCATATttaacctaaaaaatttaaataaaattatataaaatataaaaaatacaagaattttgttaaaattataaaaaaatattttaaaaaaaatcaattaatggcaTGGAGCAATATCATACTGGTATGTCATCTTAAGTTTATAGAATCTAAATTGAAATATCATATCAGGAAAATCAATCAGTTCTTGACAAATGAAAAATTGTTCCTTTAGTtaatttagaaattataaaattttaagttaattcaaTGGTAAAATTGTATTGAACtcctcttaaaatttaaaattcaactaCGGGCTCTCCAAAAATgaaaagtttataatttaatccctttaaaaattataaaattttatgttaatagaatgatgaaattacatttttatctctaaaaaaattataatttaaatccaGCTCCTCTAAAATGATTTTTGGCATTGCCCTTGGTTCCTGGATTAATGTGGACCCAAAAATTAAGGGACTAAGATGGAAAAAATTGCTAAATTCAggactaaatattaatttatcaaagAAATGTATATGGCTCTAATGGTTTGATCATATGGTCCCGGTCGAGTTAAATTATACCACCAATGACCAAATTATAATGTACTCTGTTGTGAGAATTTGTTTTTTGTGCAGGTGAGAGGTTGTCTATGTAGTTTACAAGATGGGTTAGTTTTGGGTTAATTGTACAATATGTCCCCAATGGTTCAGATTCTAAAGTGATCCCAGAGTTCAAAATGTTTTAGTTTCGGTCCCTCTAATGTgcttaaattttagatttaatctctatactttgaattttaacataatttagttcaaatagttaatgCAGTTAACTTTTTTATTAAAGCATTACacggtcatatatatatataatttgaataccaCATTTACTTGTTATAATTTCATAAGTTCGTATTTCAATCAAAACGATGACGttaatttttcttaagaacaccATTCCactataaaaaaaagtattttatcaTGATGATGTGATACAATCTCGGAATGTCACTTCAATGTTTCAATAATTAGATCGGTTGTCGAATAGGTCTAACCATTAATTTCTGATTCAACTAGTTCAATTGGTTTGATTGCCAGACTAacgataattaaataaataattaaaaattcatatttttttaaatttaaaaaaaaaaattaaaccggTTCAACTTTCGATTTTTACCAATTTTAAACAATTTTCGAGTCAATCAGTTCAACCCATTTGTTTAGACCATTATATCGATCAATTCTTGATCCGTCCAATCTGGTGCTATTCTAGTAACACCGGTCACATCATCAAATCTTGACAGAATCTAAGTTTAGGGACCAAAATAGATGTAGTTGTCAAGTTTAAggaccaatttgaaaaaaaattcagataCAAAAATGAACTTAATCACTAAATTCAaggaccaaaaattatattatccatAATAATAACCCCAAAAAATTATTAGAGTTGTTAGACAAAAGAAAACCATGTTCCTGTTTATCCACGTTCAAATGTTTTCCTTACATGACCAGCACTACATTTGGCTAAAGTAAAAggttgttaatatatatatttttgacatatttgatattttaatttatatatacaaaatatcatttttaggttttaatatacagaaaatatttattaaatttagtgaTAAAAAGAGTTTAATATTCTTTTTTAACACTCGAATTAATTTGAATCATGTAAATAAAGAAAACATTGCAAATATAATTTTGTCCTTTGTTTATGAGTTCAGTCGAGTTAGATTTCGAATTTAGTAACGGACCAATATAATTAAAATCtcgtaataaaaaaattaatatgctTTTTGAAGCTTCggcataaactttttttttattctactttaatatttgaacttgataattattctcatattaaaatttaaacttttgtaTATCTAAGTTAGCCTTCGAACTAAGCATTTTCAAGCTCGCATATGAGAATAATAGTTATTATGTTTAAATCCAAAATAGTGATTTAAccctaataaaaattttaaaaaggattaatataacttttaatccttgaaatttataattagatccattttaatacttaattttttttgtctattattttaatttgacaattATATCTATTTTAAAGGAATTTTTTTGAGACCAACCCTGCTGCAGCTGTACTAAATACTAACCTCTATTTTAATCTCTAAACATTGCAATATCAAAATGCCACTTCAACCCAAATCTAATAGCCAAAATGGGTCTAATTATAAAGGTCAAGAattaaaatagacaaaaagaaaaatatgagtACCAAAATGAACCTAATTACAAATTTTTTAGGGAGTAAAAGTTATAttaacccaaatttaaaaaaaaaaaacggaGGAGACAACAACATTGCTTTCCTTAACATTTCAACATCTCTCACAGTAATGCAAACCGTGAGGAAACAAAGGTTTGTACAAATTATTTAAAACCCAGAAAAAAATTTCATAGTTTCATGGGCTCAAAGTTAGATTCCCTAATCACTaaacaaacattaaaaaaaacccaaattaatgGGTTCagaatatcattaaaaaaaacagaaaaatcgatgttaaaaaaaaaagcttagcGCCGTACAATGACGATGCCGCCGTGCTATACTTTTCAACTTCATCGGAGCGTGGAGGTAAGTGATCGAAAAACGACTTCTTCACAAGGGATAGTGAGTCCCATATCGTGATCGAACCCGAACTCTTCTTCGGCTCGTCGGAGTAAGCATTGGAACTCGGGGTGAGTCAAGAACGAGATGGGTACAATGTACCTGCTCCTGTTTTCGCCGACGTAAACGGCGAAGTGACCTTTGGGTACGTCTAAGGGAGGGGTGAGACCAACGTCGTCGTAGCCACCGCCGTGTTGTTTCTTGCCTAAACTCGAACATCGTTTGAGGATTTGTTTGAGGACGGCGGTTTGTGGTAGCTTGGATGATTTTCTGATCGCCATTGTTGTTTTTGTTTGGTGAAAGaaggagaaaataaaaataa
Protein-coding sequences here:
- the LOC107927973 gene encoding auxin-responsive protein SAUR50 — translated: MAIRKSSKLPQTAVLKQILKRCSSLGKKQHGGGYDDVGLTPPLDVPKGHFAVYVGENRSRYIVPISFLTHPEFQCLLRRAEEEFGFDHDMGLTIPCEEVVFRSLTSTLR